The DNA segment GAATTGAGCAGCAGTCTGGCAAAGGCCAGTCGCTGCTGTTCACCCAGAGAGAGCAGCCGCGGCCAGTCCTGCTTGATGTCGAGGTCGGGATAGCGCTGCAGCAATTTGCCCAGCATCACCTGATACAGAACAGCCCGAAGCTGTTCATCACTAAAACGGGCCTGATCGAGTGGATAACAGAGCTGTTCGCGCAGAGATCCCAGGGCCATGTAGGGCTTCTGGGGAATGAACAGCAGCTCGCCCTGCCCCGGGGAATAGACGGTGCCCGTCGGCGAGCCCCACAGGCCACTCACCACCCGAAGGAGTGAGGTCTTGCCGCAGCCGGAGGGTCCGACCACCAGCAGGCCCTCGGCATTGTCCAGGGAGAAACTGAGGTCGCGCACCAGCACGTTGTCGGTGCGGGGTGTTTTGACCGTCACCCCCTGCAGCGCCAGGCGCTCGGAGGGCACAATCCGCGGCACGTAATCACTCCACTCCTCCGGATCGAGGTTGGAGATGTTGGATTGAAAGCCTTCAAGCCGGTTGATCGAGGCCGAGAACCGAGCCAAGGCTTCGATGTTGTAGATGATGAAAAACAACGATCCTTCAACCAGGTTGTAGGCGACGTTCGCCTGGGCAAAGCCGCCGTAATCCATCTCCCCGGCAAGAATCGGAGCCGCAAGGATCAGATAGGGGATGAAATTGCTGGCGTAGATGCTTGAACGCTGCAGCACCCGCAGCAGCACCTCCCAGACAATCAGCAGATTGAAGTTTTCAACAACGGTGGCCAGGCGACGCGTCACCTCCTTGGCTTCCTGCTGTTCTCCGGCATAGAAAGCGATTGATTCAGCGTTGTCCCGCACCCGCACGAGGCCATAGCGGTAATCCGCTTCAAAGCGCAGTTGGAAGTTGTTCAACCGAACCAACTTTCGGCCGGCCACGATCATTAGGACAGACACCCCGGATGCGTAGGCCAAGAGGGCGAAGGTGAGCCCCTCACTCACCGAATAAAGGATGAGAATGTTGAGGGAAAAAGTGAGAATCGAATCAAAGATATTCAGCGCAAAACCAAGGGCCTGCGCCGTGAAATCACGCACGTCCTCGGAAATGCGTTGATCGGGGTTATCAACATTGGTGGCCGCTTCATCGTTGGGATTGAGCACGTAATAGGCCCGATCCCGCAGGTAATCGTCCACCAGGCTCAGCGACAACCATTCCCGCCAGAACAGCCCCAGTTTCTGGGTGAAATAAAACTGCAGGCTGCGAATCGGCAGCGCTACCGCAAAACAGGCACCGTAGATCCATAGGTTGCGATACGACGCATCGCCGTCTTTGGAGATCAACGCATTGGTCAGATCCCTGGCAATGAATGTGATGCCGGCATTGATGCCGTTCACGCTCAACAGCATCAGGATGATCAGGCCGAGAAACAGCCAGGGCAGCCAGCGGCGGTGCCTCAGCTGGCCCCGCACGGAGGCGAACACCACGGCCCCCAGCACGAAGAGAGCACTGATCCCCGCTCCCCATCCACGGGACCAGAGCATGGCCAGGGAGGACTGGACGCCCCCGAGGTACTGGCCGGTCAGCTCCGGCAACAGCCACGACAGGCCGTTCATCAACCCGGTGACCAGGAACAGCACGATCCCGGCCACACAGAAAAGCAGGCTCACTAGCAGTCCAAGGAACTGCCAACCGTTGTCTTCGGTGTAGGGGAAGAAGTAGGGCTGCGAAAGCCGACGCAGCTTGGCGGCCTGATTGCGCAGGTTCTGAAGCTGGTGGGTCATGCCACTGCTGAACTGTGCTCAGTCTGGCTGCCGCCGCGCCGCTTCGCCGCTGACATCAACCGGGAGGCCACGCCAGAGGACGACCACCGATCACGTGCACATGGAGGTGAAAGACCGTCTGACCCGCACCGGCGCCGCTGTTGATCACCGTGCGGAAATCGTCCAGACCCTCCTGTTTGGCTACGCGGGCAGCCACCAGCAACAGATGGCCCAGCAAGGCCGCATCCTCGGCAACACCAGACCGCAGACTCTCGATCGGCTTGCGGGGAATGACCAGCACGTGAACTGGCGCCTGGGGGGCGACATCGCGAAAGACCAGGCACTGCTCATCGCTGTAGACCTCATCGCACGGGATCTCGCCACGAAGGATCTTCCCGAAGATCGTGTCGTCTGCCATGGGCCTTGAAAACGAAGGAACAGCCGGACCGGTGTGACAGCAGGGGCATGAATCTCCTGCGTCACCCTTCACAGAATGCTGGCACGTTGTCTCAGTGCTTCCCTGCAAGGTCTGGAGGCCAGACCAGTGGTGGTGGAGGTGGATCTCGCCCCGGGCCTGCCGGGCGTCCAGCTGGTGGGTCTGCCGGACAAGGCCATTCAGGAATCCCGGGAGCGGGTCCGATCCGCCGTGCGCAACAGCGGCTTCCGCGGCCCACTGGTGCGCGTGGTGATCAACCTGGCTCCAGCCGATCTGCGCAAGGAAGGTCCCTCCTTTGATCTCCCCATCGCCCTGGCCCTTTTGGTGGCAAGGGCAGCTCGCCCGCCCTCAACTGGAGGGCCTCTGGTGCGCAGGTGAACTGGGCCTCGACGGCAGCCTCAGGCCCTGTCGCGGGGTGATCGCCCTCGCTGACCAGGCCAAGCAACAACAGGCCCGGGCCCTGGTTGTTCCTCCTGAGAATGTCCAGGAAGCGAGCCTGATTGAGGGGCTTGCGATCCGGACGGCGCCCAACCTGCGCGCGCTGGTTCGGCAGCTCAAAGGCGAGCAACCGTGGCCTTTGAATGAGTGCATCCGCTCCCACTGCTCTAACCGAGTCGTGAAGCCGGAGCCCTGGTCCTGCCTGGACAGCAGCCTGGCCTCCCGCGCTCTTGCCCTTTCGGCAGCCGGCGGCCATCACCTACTGCTCGTGGGTCCCCCCGGCTGCGGCAAGACCCGCCTGGCCCATCAACTGCCTCGGCTACTGCCGAGCCTGAACCAGAAGGAAGCGCTCACCATCACGCGCATCCATTCCATCGCCGGGCATCTGCATGGCATTAATCAACTGCAGCAGCAACGCCCCTTTCGATCGCCACACCACAGTTGCTCCGCAGCCGCCTTGCTCGGCGGCGGACGCTCACCCCGCCCTGGTGAAGTGAGCCTGGCCCACGGTGGCGTGCTCTTCCTCGATGAATTGGCACAAGGGTCATACCAACCGCCGGAACTACTGCTAGCACTGACTTGCCTGTGGCTCAAGGCGAGTTGGTATTTGGTTGGTACTGATGTCTTAAACCCTCAAAGGCAATTGCCAATTCAGCGAGTCGATACCGTACAAACAACAGCAAATCAATCAATGGATTGGTTTATGCCGCTGCTTCTAGCTGTGTCGCTCACACCTCTTGGTGGCAGAACAGAGCAGGATCAAATGCAGCTACTTGCTCATCAAGAGCGCAAAAGCAGCGCATACCTAGTAATAAGACTCATAACGCAGCAAATTGAGGTAATTCCTGCCGAGTCACTGGATCAGTGCGAGGCGATTGGAGCGGAAATCATGAAAGGAGGAAAGTTGAGCAAATTCGTCAAGGGTTATCAGTGCCTTCCTGGCTTCAACTAGGCAAACCGTCTACAGATCGGGATAGACACACAGGATTCACACAAGAACAGTCAGCACCTTGTGACTTCCGACTTCTCGATGAGTTGGCGGAATTTCCGCGAACGGTGCTGGATCTATTGCGGCAGCCCCTGGAGGATGGCGCCGTGCAGATCAGCCGTGCCCAGCAGAGCACGGTATTCCCGGCCCTGATCACCCTGGTGGCCGCCACCAATCCCTGCACCTGCGGCTGGCATGGCGACCGCGACCATGGCTGTCGCTGCAGCATCAGCCAACGCCAGCGCTACTGGCAGAGGCTCTCCGGCCCGCTGCTGGATCGGCTCGATCTGCAACTGCGGCTGGAACGGCGCTCCGCCAGGGAGATGGCAGCAGTACTGAAACAACCCAGACAAACGCAAGCCTCAGCGTCCTGGTGCAAGCCCGCATTAATTGAACGAGCCCGGCAGCGGATGCAGAGGCGCAATCCCGGTGGAGCCAGCAATGGGCGGCTATCGGCGGCAGCGCTGCGGCAGAGCGGAGCCATCGAGGCGACGGCGCTCGAACTCTGGGAACAGCTGATCAACCAGCGCGGCCTGAGCACGCGCAGCAGCCTTCAGCTGTTGCGCGTGGCGCGCACCATTGCTGATCTCAACGACCGGACCAGCGTCGATCGAAACGCGTTAGCGGAAGCGAATTGCTTCCGCTGCACCGATCTGCTCAAGCAGCCTGGAGCTCAGTAGTCGCGGGCACGCTTGTCCGGTGTGTCCCGGTAGGGCTGGGTGCCGATCGGCGGGGGCTGGAGATGACGGTCGTCTAACGAACCCAGCGCATGGGTCATCGCTTCACCGAACCACTGGAACCACTGCACAACCGTTGTTTTCATCACATCCTCCGGGGTCTGTCTCCAGTGTGAAATCACTGACAGAAGACGACAACAGGTGTTTTGACCGGTTCTGCGCCAGCTCAGTAGGACGGAGCCGTGGAACTCTCGATCTGTTCAGCCTCCACCGGTGCAGGGCTCGCACTGGAACCGGCCACAGGCGCACTGTCCCGATAGACATAGAGATGACCGAGGCTCTTCTTGCCGTAGGCGCGCCGCTTCAGGGTCCAGCCAGGCTCAAGCTTGAGTTGAACAAAACCGCTGGCGGCACCACCGGCCCGGGCCACGAGCATGGTGGGCTGGGAGGGATTCTTGGTGGGTGTGGCCAGCAGCTCGATGTCGCTGCCGGTGTTCACCACACTGAGCCTGTAACGGGTGCCAAGGTCATCACCACCAATGCGCAGGGAATAGCCGTTCCCATCGATGTAGCGGTTGCAGACCCCGGTGAAATCAAAGGTGGACAACAGCGGATCCACCATGGCCGGTGATCCGGCGGCCACAGCAAAACAGGGGCGTTTCGTGGTGCGCTGCTCGTAGATGTTCAGCTGTGAACGCTCGCCCTGACCGATCGGGGCCGACACCAAGACGAAGTTGCTTAACTCCACAGGCACTGCCGTGAACAGCGAACCCTGGGCCAGGGCCGCCGGTACCGAGGTCGCTGCGAGAGCGAGGCCGGCAGCGGCCACGGTTCGAAAGCGTGCCATCACGTCCATGGAGGAACTGAGCGGATCGTAAAAGTGATGCCTGAATCGGTCGCCCCCGATCAGGCCGGTTTGTTCAGGCGAATGGCGAACAAAAGGGTTCCCACCGTTCCAGGGGCCGCCAGCGCCAAGATCCAGCTGGTGGTTTTGACCCCGAGATCAGGATCGCCGTAGGCGAGTTCAAACACACAACCAGTGCTGGCGATACCCAAAACACAGGCGAGGGCCAGAAAGACGCCGGCCAGGGGTTTCATCGGCATTACTCAGGCGACGCTCCGCACATCTTGGCGCTCGAAGCCCTTCTCCTTGAGCTCCTTCTGCAGACCGTCTTCATCAGTGACGCGATCGACAAACAACACGCCATTGAGATGGTCCATCTCGTGCTGAATGCAACGGGCCATCAACCCATCGGCCTTCATCTTCCGGGGCCGACCCATCTCATCACGGAAGCTCAGTTCAATCGCGGTGGGACGCACCACATCGAGATACACCCCGGGGATGCTGAGACAGCCCTCTTCATGGGTGTCGAGCCCGGCGCTGGCCGCCGTGATTTCCGGATTGATCAGCACCAGGGGCGGCGTGGCTGCATTTTCAAGGTCGAGATCAATCACCAGGAGCTGCTGGTGAATCCCCACCTGAGGCGCCGCCAGGCCAATGCCCTTGGCGGTGTACATGCTGCGCAGCATGTCGCGGGCTAGCTCACGCACCTGCTCATTCACCTTGCCGATGCGTCGCGCGGGCTGCCGCAGCACCTCATCGCCCAGAGTGTGAATCTCCAGCGGCGGAGTTTCAAGGGCCGTCTTCGGCACCAGCATCGTGTCCCGCGACTTATCGGCCTGACGGGCCAACTCTGCAAAGCTTCCTGCCAAGACCAACGCTGCGTTGATCCAGCATGGTAAGCGGCCTGAATCAGACGACATGGGAGCCGCCCGCTTATCCGCGCAACATGCCGTCGGCCTTTTGCCGGGACTGAAGGAACCGGCCCTGGTGTGCGGTACCGATGCAACGGTTTGGATGATCTGGCTGGAACAGCGCCCCCAGGAGCGCGGCCGCACCACAGCCTTGATCCGGCGCTTCGGTGATTCCGAAGCACCCCCCCAGGAGCTGACGCCAGCCCCCTGCAACCTGCGCAGTAGCGTGCATGACTACGGCGGCGGCGTGCTCGCCACTGCTGTGGAACAGGACAGGCTGATCCTGGCCTGGATCGAGGGCGGCTGCCTCTGGCGTCAGGACTGGCGCTTGCCCCAGACCAACACCCATCAACCCACCCCACTGGCAGCAGCCCAACTGCTCAGCCAGGAGGGCGATTGGGAGCTGGCGGATGGCGTGCTCGATCTGCCCAGGCAGCGCTGGATCGGCATCCGTGAAATCGAGGGCCGTGACGAACTGGTGAGCCTGGCGTTGAGCGGAACCGATCAAACCCCGCGGCTGCTGCATCAACCGACGGACTTTGCGGGCTACGGCTGCTTGAGCCCCGATGGTCACCGTTTTGCCTGGGTGGAATGGCAGCAACCCGACATGCCCTGGGACAGCAGCAGTCTCTGGTGCGCAGAGTTCAGCGACACAGGCGAGCTGCTCCAACCGCACCAGCTGGCCGGAGGCGACGGCGTCTCGGTGTTTCAACCCCAGTGGCTGCCCGACGGGCAGTTGCTTGTGGCGGAAGACAGCACAGGATGGTGGAACCTGATGCTCCAGCCCAGCGCCGACGCCTCCTGGGAGAAGCCCTGGCCGATGGCTGCTGAAACGGCCATGCCCCAGTGGATCTATGGGATGAGCACCACGGCCTGGGATGGCGAGCAGCTGATCGCCGCCGTCTGCAGCCGCGGGGCCTGGTCGTTGCAACGGCTCAGCCTGGATGGAACGGTGCAGCCGTTGCCGCAACCGTTTGATGACCTGGCGGGATTGAGCGCATGCAATGGCCGCGCCGTGGCCGTGGCCAGCAACAGCACAAGCGTGGCCGGTCTGCTGGAAATCGATTTGCGACCGGCCACGCCGCTCTGGGGCCACAGCCCCGCCATCGCGGCACCCTTGCCGGTTGAGGCGATCAGCGTGGCCGAACCGCTGTGGTTCAACGGCCACAAGGGCGAACGCACCCATGCCTGGTACTACCCCCCCAGCGGCAACCCACCAGGGCCTGCGCCTCTGCTGGTGAAAAGCCATAGCGGACCAACGGCCATGGCTCGCCGCGGCCTCAGCCTGGCGATTCAGTACTGGACCTCCCGGGGCTGGGGCGTGGTGGATGTGAATTACGGCGGCTCAACGGGGTTCGGCCGGGACTACCGGGAGCGCCTCAACGGGGGCTGGGGCGTGGTGGATGTGGCCGACTGCGCCGCAGCAGCCCAGGCTCTAATCGAGGCCGGCCGGGCTGATCCCGGCAAGATCGCCATCGAAGGCGGAAGCGCCGGCGGCTTCACCACCCTGGCGGCGCTGTGCTTCACCGACGTGTTCCGGGCCGGTGCATGCCGCTATGCGGTGTGTGATCTCACAGCCATGGCCGAAGACACGCACAGATTTGAAGCGCGCTACGTCGATGGCCTGGTGGGGGCATGGCCCGCGGCACGGGCTTTGTATGAGCAACGGTCGCCACTGCTGCATGCCGATCAGATCCGCTGTCCGGTGCTGTTTTTCCAGGGCATGCAAGACAAGGTGGTGCCTCCGGAACAAACCGAACGCATGGCCGAGGCTCTGCGCAGCAACGGCATTCCGGTGGACGTGAGGCTGTTCGAGGAGGAAGGCCATGGCTTCCGCAACCAGGCCACCCAGATCGAAGTACTGAGAGAGACCGAGGCCTTTTTTCGACGTCAACTAAAACTGGCTGAGCCGCAGAACTGAGCACAAAGAAACGTCCTCAGATCACGACAGTTCAAGACAAACAAGCAAAGCGATTAAAACTTCCCATAACATCAAAGAGCTTCAATAGTCAGATCATGTTTCAGCGGTGGCGCCGGGAATTTGTCGAGTTCTTCTTCACAAAGGGAAGCGCCCTGACAGTCGCCATTGCATTCATTGTGGGGCAGCAATTCACACGAATTGTTGACTCAGTCACGAAAGACCTCTTGATGCCTCTCCTGAATCCATTGGTTCCTAAAGGCAGCTTCCAAGATCTCAAGATTGACTATTTCGGCGGCGCCATTGAAATTGGCAAGCTCGTTGACACCATCATCGAGGCCCTCCTGGTGGCCTGGATGCTGTTCCTCATCTTTAAGGCAATCAAACGGATTGAGCGGCAAACCTCAGGATCCACGGAAGAAACATAGGCAATTGGGAGCTGAGCTAGCAAATGGTTACAACCCACACAACCCCGTTCAGCAGATGTAATGGGTTGAACCAGCAACCAGCAGCAACAGTCAACCTGTGCCCCACGGAACCCACGGAGGAGGTGTGTTCCTGAGAATCTCGTGAAAGTTCTTTCAGATTCGATGCGGATCCTGCGTTATCGCGGCAACAGCTACGCCAGCCCTGAACCGATCAACGCAACGCCCCGTCCCGGTGCACGCTCCTACCGCTGGGTGAAGTACGCCATCGAAACCAACAAGGTTGTTCCCCTGCGGCAACGCGAAGCCGCAGCTCACAACGATCAGCTGGCGGCCTGAGCCGACTTAGCTGTGCTCGCGCAGGAAGGCGACCGTGAAAGCGAGCTCTTCGCTGAAGCGGTCGATCTCTTCAAAGGTGCTGGTAAAGCTCAGGCTGGCCCGCGCTGAAGCTGTCACGTCATAAATGCGGTGCAGGGGCTGACAGCAGTGGTGACCACTGCGGATGCAGATCCCGGAGGCATCGATCAGAGCGGCGATGTCGTTGGCATGCACGCCATCCACAAGGAATGTGGCGAGGGCACCACGCTCGGGCTGTTGATCCGGCGTCGGCCCCAAGACCCGCACACCATCAATGTCCTGCAGCCGAGCGAAAAGATGCCGGGTGAGCTGCGCCTCCCAGGCCTGAATCGCCTCAAGACCCACCATCTGCAGATAGCGAATCGCTGCCCCCATGCCCACCGCCTCACCAATGGCAGGGGTGCCCGCTTCGAACTTATGGGGCAACACCGCCCAGGTGCTGTGGTCCAGGAAAACGTCCTGAATCATCTCGCCGCCGCCCAAAAAGGGAGGCATCGCCTCCAGCAGCGACTCCCTCGCCCAGAGGAATCCCATGCCGGTGGGACCACAGAGCTTGTGGGACGAGCCGACCAGGAAGTCGGCATCGAGGGCCACCACATCAATGGGCTTGTGAGCCAGGCTCTGGCAGGCATCCACGAGCACGCAGGCTCCAACGGCATGGGCCGCGGGGATGACCTGATCGAGGGGATTGCAGCAACCCAGGGAATTGCTGATGTGCACCAGGCTCACGAACCGAGTGCGCTCATTGAGCTGGGCCCGAAAATCCTTGAGATCCAGCTCGCCGGAATCGGTGATGCCCACATGGCGCAGCACGCAGCCGGTGCGCTGGGCCAATAGCTGCCAGGGCACCAGGTTGCTGTGGTGCTCCATCACCGTGAGGAGAATTTCATCCCCTTGCTTGAGGTTGGCGTCACCCCAGGTGCGCGCCACCAGATTGATGGCTTCGCTTGCATTGCGGGTGAAGACAATCTCCCGGGGACTGGCGGCGCCAATGAAGGCCGCCGTCGTGCTGCGGGCCGCTTCAAAGGCATCGGTGGCACGGGCACTGAGTTGGTGAGCGCCGCGATGCACGTTGGCGTTGTCGCTGCTGTAGTAGTGCTGCAGCGCCTCGAGCACCTGACGGGGCTTCTGGCTGGTGGCAGCGTGATCGAGATAAATCAGCGGCCTGCCGTCCGGAGCACGCTGTTCAAGAATCGGAAAATCGGCACGATATCGATACGATAGATCCACAAAATCAGCACTGGATCGTGCTTCAGCAGCGATCGTCATAGGGCAAGACTCTCCATCACGCGCTCCAGGGGGCGCCAGGCCTGCGCAGCTTCAGGTAGCTGCGCGATCACCTCCTGACAGGCACCGCGTAGCAGCAGCGCCGTTGCATCCGTCGCAGCGATGCCCCGACTCTGGAGATAGAACAACTCATCGTCCTGAAGCTGCGACACGGTGGCGCCATGGGCGCAGCGCACATCGTCCGCCACGATCTCCAGCTCGGGTTTGGTGTCCACCCGGGCCCGGCCGGACAGCAGCAGGTTGCGGCTCAACTGCGCGGCGTTGGTGCGCTGCGCATCGCGGGGAACACTGATGGCGCCGTTAAAAATCGCGTGAGACTGGCCGCCGGCCAGGCATTTCTGCAACTGATCCAGCTCCCCCTCCGGCCCGTCGAAGCGAACCGCGGTGTGGGTGGCCAGCTGCTGCTCGGCGCCGGTGACAGCCAAAGCCTTAAGCACGGTCTCTGCCTGGCCATCCACCTGCACCACCCGGGGCTCCACCCGTCCCAGGTTCCAGCCTTGAACCACCGAAGTGAGGGCATAGGAGCTGCGGGGCTCCTGCTCGACGGCCAAATGAGCCATCAGCGATGACGCCCCATCTGCAGTGGCCAGAACGCCATGGCGCAGTTGGGCCTCCTGCCCCAGATGAACTTCCAGCACGTGACTGTGGGCCGACGCACCCTCAGCCAGCAGCACCTGCATCAGCTCCAGCTCTGCCTTTTCCTCCAACAGCAGCAGCACCCGCGTGGCGTTCAACCCGGCACCCGCCGCCAGGACCAGCTCCAACGGGCCAACCCGTCCCCGCACCCTGAGGGCCAGGATTTGCTGGGCTTTGGCATGGTTGAACTCCACGGGCCAGACCTGGGCACAACCGCAGCGATCGAGGGTGTGGCCGAGGGCCTGCACCAGCTCTTCGCCATTCAGCGCCGTGATTCCTTCCGGAAGCACCTGGCCGGCCAGGGGATCATCAAAACCATTGAGCACCAGACGGGTCACCCCGTCCAAGCTGGCCGGCAGAGACGTGGACAGTGGCGAGGCACTGACCGGCAACTCCGAGACAGCCGCAAGGCGTTTGAGGTCGGTGAGCCGCCAGGGCTCCTGGCGACGGGTGGGCAGACCAAGCTGTTCAAGCGCGGCTCGACCGCGCTCCTGCACCGGTGCCAGCACACTGCTCGCCATGGTCAAGCTGCTCCTTGAGCTGCCAGCTCCTGATCAACCCAGTCGTATCCGGTCTGCTCCAGCTCAAGGGCCAGCTCCCGTCCGCCGGTGCGCAGGATCCGGCCTGCCGCCATCACATGCACATAGTCCGGGGTGATCTCATCGAGAAGACGCTGGTAGTGGGTGATCAGCAGCGTGGCGTTATCTTCCGTCGCCAGCTGGTTCACACCACCGGCCACGATGCGAAGGGCATCGATATCCAGGCCGGAATCGGTTTCATCCAGGATCGCCACCACTGGCTCCAGCAGCGCCATCTGGAGAATCTCGTTGCGCTTTTTCTCGCCCCCGGAGAAACCTTCATTCACGCTGCGCTCAAGGAAAGCAGGATCCATCTGCACCACCTTGAGCTTGTCGTTCACGTGATCCTCGAAGGCAAAGGTGTCGAGCTCCTCTTCCCCCTGCTTTTCCCGCCGGGCATTGGTGGACACCCGTAGGAATTCCAGGTTGCTGACGCCAGGGATTTCAACGGGGTACTGAAATCCGAGGAAAACCCCCAGACGGGCCCGCTCTTCAGGCTCCAGCTCAAAAAGATCCTGGCCGCGATAACGAACGGTGCCGCCCGTGACCCGGTAAGCCGGATGCCCAGCCAACACCTTGGAGAGCGTGCTCTTACCACTGCCGTTGCGACCCATTACGGCATGGACCTCACCAGCCCGCACCTGCAGATTCACCCCCTTGAGGATGGGCTTGTCCTCGACGGAGGCATGCAGGTCTTGGATATCGAGCAGCAGCTCAGCGTCTGGGCGAATCACGGAAGGCGTTGTTTAAAAAAAGAGAGACAAGTTGGGGGAAGGGATCAGCCCACGGACCCCTCAAGTTTGAGGGCCAGCAATTTGTCCGCCTCAGCGGCAAACTCCATCGGCAGCTGATTGAAGACGTCGCGGCAGAAGCCGCTGACCATCATCGAGACGGCCTCTTCAAACCCGATGCCACGGCTCTGCAGGTAAAAGAGCTGGTCTTCGGAGATGCGACAGGTGCTGGCCTCGTGCTCGATGGCCGCCTGCGGCTGCTGCGAACGGATGTAGGGGTAGGTGTTCGCAGCGGCCTGATCGCCAATCAACATCGAATCGCATTGGCTGTAGTTGCGAGCGCCCTTGGCATTGGGTCCCATCTGCACGAGACCGCGGTAACTGTTGCTGGAGCGCCCTGCACTGATGCCCTTGCTCACAATCGTGGAGCGGGTGCGCGGTCCGACATGGACCATCTTGGTGCCGGTATCGGCCTGCTGGCAGTTGTTGGTGAGGGCCACGGAATAGAACTCACCCACCGAATCAGCTCCCTGGAGCACGCAACTGGGGTATTTCCAGGTGATGGCAGAACCGGTCTCCACCTGGGTCCAGCTGATGCGGCTGCGATCACCGCGGCACTGGCCTCGTTTGGTCACGAAGTTGTAAATCCCGCCGACGCCGTTTTCATCACCGGCGTACCAGTTCTGAACCGTGGAATATTTGATTGAGGCGTCGTCGAGAGCCACAAGTTCAACCACCGCCGCATGCAGCTGGTTGGTGTCGAACATCGGTGCTGTGCACCCTTCGAGATAACTCACCGAGGCTCCCTCTTCGGCGACGATCAAAGTGCGCTCGAACTGTCCGGTGTCGCCGGAATTGATCCGGAAGTAGGTAGAGAGCTCCATCGGGCACTCAACGCCCTTCGGAATGAAGACAAAGGATCCGTCGCTGAACACCGCTGAATTCAGGGCTGCGAAGTAGTTGTCGTTGCTGGAGACAACCGTGCCGAGGTAGCGCTCGATCAGCTCGGGATGCTCTTTGACCGCCTCACTGAAGGAGCAGAACACCACCCCGTGTTCCGCCAACTTCTCTTTGTAGGTGGTGGCAATCGAAACGCTGTCGAATACAGCATCCACGGCCACGTTGCTGAGGCGCTTCTGCTCACTCAGCGGGATGCCGAGCTTGTCGAAGGTTTCCAGCAGCTTCGGATCCACTTCATCGAGGCTGGCCTTCTTCTCCTGTTGCTTGGGAGCCGCGTAATAAACGATGTCCTGGTAGTCGATCTCGGGATAACCGAGGGCAGCCCAGTCGGGCTCCTCAAGGGTGAGCCAATGGCGAAACGCCTTGAGCCGGAACTGAAGCAGAAAATCAGGCTCCTCTTTCTTGGCCGAAATCAGGCGAACGACCTCTTCACTGAGACCTTTGGCGATTTTGTCGGTCTCAATCTCGGTAACAAAGCCGTACTTGTACGGCTGGCTGACGAGATCCCGTGTGGAGGTACTAGTCATTCAGCTCAGCCGGCGGTGGCGTTGATCGTTTCGGTGGTGATGGACTGCGTCTTCTCAGGGCAAGCGAAGGGGTTGTCCTCGGTGAGGAAGAGCATGCAGTGGCATTCCTTGCGCTCGCGCATCGGAACGCAGGGGCAGTTCCAGAAGGCCTGCGAGACCTCGGCCTCCTT comes from the Synechococcus sp. A15-62 genome and includes:
- a CDS encoding prolyl oligopeptidase family serine peptidase produces the protein MGAARLSAQHAVGLLPGLKEPALVCGTDATVWMIWLEQRPQERGRTTALIRRFGDSEAPPQELTPAPCNLRSSVHDYGGGVLATAVEQDRLILAWIEGGCLWRQDWRLPQTNTHQPTPLAAAQLLSQEGDWELADGVLDLPRQRWIGIREIEGRDELVSLALSGTDQTPRLLHQPTDFAGYGCLSPDGHRFAWVEWQQPDMPWDSSSLWCAEFSDTGELLQPHQLAGGDGVSVFQPQWLPDGQLLVAEDSTGWWNLMLQPSADASWEKPWPMAAETAMPQWIYGMSTTAWDGEQLIAAVCSRGAWSLQRLSLDGTVQPLPQPFDDLAGLSACNGRAVAVASNSTSVAGLLEIDLRPATPLWGHSPAIAAPLPVEAISVAEPLWFNGHKGERTHAWYYPPSGNPPGPAPLLVKSHSGPTAMARRGLSLAIQYWTSRGWGVVDVNYGGSTGFGRDYRERLNGGWGVVDVADCAAAAQALIEAGRADPGKIAIEGGSAGGFTTLAALCFTDVFRAGACRYAVCDLTAMAEDTHRFEARYVDGLVGAWPAARALYEQRSPLLHADQIRCPVLFFQGMQDKVVPPEQTERMAEALRSNGIPVDVRLFEEEGHGFRNQATQIEVLRETEAFFRRQLKLAEPQN
- the def gene encoding peptide deformylase, which encodes MAGSFAELARQADKSRDTMLVPKTALETPPLEIHTLGDEVLRQPARRIGKVNEQVRELARDMLRSMYTAKGIGLAAPQVGIHQQLLVIDLDLENAATPPLVLINPEITAASAGLDTHEEGCLSIPGVYLDVVRPTAIELSFRDEMGRPRKMKADGLMARCIQHEMDHLNGVLFVDRVTDEDGLQKELKEKGFERQDVRSVA
- a CDS encoding ABC transporter ATP-binding protein/permease translates to MTHQLQNLRNQAAKLRRLSQPYFFPYTEDNGWQFLGLLVSLLFCVAGIVLFLVTGLMNGLSWLLPELTGQYLGGVQSSLAMLWSRGWGAGISALFVLGAVVFASVRGQLRHRRWLPWLFLGLIILMLLSVNGINAGITFIARDLTNALISKDGDASYRNLWIYGACFAVALPIRSLQFYFTQKLGLFWREWLSLSLVDDYLRDRAYYVLNPNDEAATNVDNPDQRISEDVRDFTAQALGFALNIFDSILTFSLNILILYSVSEGLTFALLAYASGVSVLMIVAGRKLVRLNNFQLRFEADYRYGLVRVRDNAESIAFYAGEQQEAKEVTRRLATVVENFNLLIVWEVLLRVLQRSSIYASNFIPYLILAAPILAGEMDYGGFAQANVAYNLVEGSLFFIIYNIEALARFSASINRLEGFQSNISNLDPEEWSDYVPRIVPSERLALQGVTVKTPRTDNVLVRDLSFSLDNAEGLLVVGPSGCGKTSLLRVVSGLWGSPTGTVYSPGQGELLFIPQKPYMALGSLREQLCYPLDQARFSDEQLRAVLYQVMLGKLLQRYPDLDIKQDWPRLLSLGEQQRLAFARLLLNSPKVVVLDEATSALDVETESRLYSLLRDREVAFISVGHRPTLKDFHDTVLELSGDHDWRLIPATSYDFGRS
- a CDS encoding DUF3747 domain-containing protein → MDVMARFRTVAAAGLALAATSVPAALAQGSLFTAVPVELSNFVLVSAPIGQGERSQLNIYEQRTTKRPCFAVAAGSPAMVDPLLSTFDFTGVCNRYIDGNGYSLRIGGDDLGTRYRLSVVNTGSDIELLATPTKNPSQPTMLVARAGGAASGFVQLKLEPGWTLKRRAYGKKSLGHLYVYRDSAPVAGSSASPAPVEAEQIESSTAPSY
- a CDS encoding MscL family protein encodes the protein MFQRWRREFVEFFFTKGSALTVAIAFIVGQQFTRIVDSVTKDLLMPLLNPLVPKGSFQDLKIDYFGGAIEIGKLVDTIIEALLVAWMLFLIFKAIKRIERQTSGSTEET
- a CDS encoding ATP-binding protein, with translation MAEFPRTVLDLLRQPLEDGAVQISRAQQSTVFPALITLVAATNPCTCGWHGDRDHGCRCSISQRQRYWQRLSGPLLDRLDLQLRLERRSAREMAAVLKQPRQTQASASWCKPALIERARQRMQRRNPGGASNGRLSAAALRQSGAIEATALELWEQLINQRGLSTRSSLQLLRVARTIADLNDRTSVDRNALAEANCFRCTDLLKQPGAQ
- a CDS encoding histidine triad nucleotide-binding protein, translated to MADDTIFGKILRGEIPCDEVYSDEQCLVFRDVAPQAPVHVLVIPRKPIESLRSGVAEDAALLGHLLLVAARVAKQEGLDDFRTVINSGAGAGQTVFHLHVHVIGGRPLAWPPG